The sequence GAGATCGTCGCCGTGCCGGAATCCTGCTTTGTGAATTTTCCGGTGAGACTAAGGCCGCTGATCGTAGTGGCGCCGCTCCCGCCTAGAGTTCCGTCGCTGATCGTCACACTACTGAGCGTGGCAGTTCCATTGTTGTCGATGACGCCGCCGGTTGGGGTGGTGAGCGTTCCGCCGTTGACGGTGCTGCCTGCCAGGTTCACTATCGAGCCGAATCCAGTCGCTTGGATTACGCCGCCGGTATTGGTGTATGTGCCTATCAAGTTGAGCGTGGCGCCGTTGGTGGCCTCCAGCGTGCCGGTGTTGACCACGGTATTGCTCGGGGCAATCTGCAGCGCCGCGGACTGGTTGGCGTCGATCGTGCCGTTATTGGTCAGCGTAAAGGCGTTCGTGCTGCCGCTATTGATTCCGATCTGGCCGGAGCCCTGGATTGTGGCATTGTTGGTCAGAAAATCCGATCCGGAACCGTAAACGCGGTTGCCAGAGTTGTTGGACAAAGAGAACGTGCCTCCTCCTGCCAAGGTCACAGCCCCGCTGACAAGCAGGTCGGTGGTGCTGCCTGCCGAATTCTGCGCCAAGTTTGCATTGCTGCTGAGCGTGATGGTCCCCTGAAGCGTCGTGGTCGTGCCGTTCAGGGCGGTGACCGTGCTTCCGCTGCTGATTGTGACGCCGCCCAGCGTGGCGGTTCCGTTATTGTCGATGGCACCGCCGCCTGTCGTGGTGAGCGTCCCGCCGGTGATGGTGCTGCCGGCCAGGTTGACTACCGAGTTGGCTCCTGTCGCTTGGATGACGCCACCGCTGTTGGTGTACGTCCCGATCAGGTTGAGCGTGCCGCCGCTCGTGGCTTCAAGCGTGCCCGTGTTGATCGCGGCGTTCGTCGGGGCGATCTGCAGCGCCGCGGACTGGTTGGCGTCAATCGTCCCGTTATTGGTCAGCGTAAAGGCATTACTGCCGCTGTTGATCCCGATCTGGCCGGATCCCTGGATTATGTTGCCCGCATTGTTGGTCAGCCCGACGCCCGCGGAGGTTCCATAGATTCGGTTGTTGAAACTGTTGGATAGCGCGAACGTGCCGCCGCCGGCCAAGGTGGTGGTGCTGTTGGCGCCGCTGAGTACGAGGTCGGTCGTGGCACCGGTCGAATTCTGCGCCAAGGTCGCGGTACTGTTGATTGTGATGGTTCCCTGGAGCGTCGTGGCGGTGTTGTTCAGGGCAGTGACCGTACTGCCATTGCTGATCGTGACGCCGTTGAGCGTGGCGGAGCCGTTGTTGTCGATGGCCCCGCCGCCTGTCGTGGTGAGCATCCCACCGTTGATCGTGCCGCCATTAAGATTCACAATCGAGTTGGTCCCTGTCGCTTGGATAATGCCACCGCTGTTAGCGTACGTGCCGATTAAGTTGAGCGTGGCGCCGTTGGTGGCCTCCAGGGTGCCCGCATTGGTGGTTCCGTTTCCGGGATTGATGGTCAGCGAAACATTTACGGGTACGCTCAAGTTGGCGTCGATCGTTCCCTTATTGGTCAGCGTAAATGCGTTGCCGCCGGCGCCGAGGCCGAACTGTCCGTCGCCGTGGATCGTGTTGCCGGCATCGTTGGTCAGCGAATCCGAACCAAAACCGTAAACGCGGTTGGCGGAGTTATTGGACAGCGAGAGCGTGCCTCCCCCTGTCAAGGTCACAGCGCCGCTGACAAGCAGGTCAGTGTTGTTGCCGGCCGAATTCTGCGCCAAGTTTGCATTGCTGCTGATCGTGATGGTCCCCTGGAGCGTCGTGTTCGTGTTGTTCAGGGCGGTGACGGTGCTTCCGCCGCTGATCGTGACCCCGTTAAGCGTGGCGGTTCCGTTATTGTCGACGGCCCCGCCGCTGGCGGAAGTGAGCGTGCCTCCGTTGATGGTGCTGCCCCCTAGGTTTACCGCCGAGCCAGCGCCCGTCGCTTGAATAACCCCGCTGGAATTGGTGAACGTGCCGATCAGGTTGAGCGTGCCGCCGGCGGTGGCTTCGAGGGTGCCAGTGTTGATCACTGTGTTGGTCGGAGCAATTTGCAGCGCCGTGGACTGGTTGGCGTCGATCATGCCGTTATTGGTCAGTGTAAAGACGTTGCCGCCGCTGTTGATCCCGATCTGGCCCGAGCCCTGGATCGTGTTGCCGGAACTGTTGGTTAGACCAACGCCCGACGAGATTCCGAAGATTCGGTTACTGAAGTTGTTCGATAGCGAAAGCGTGCCGCCGCCGCTCAGAATGATCGTGCTGTTTGTGCCGCTGAGAATCAGGTCGGTCAGGTTAGCGGTGGAAGTTTGCGCCAAGGTAGCGCTGCCGTTGATGGCGATGGTTCCCTGAAGCGTCGTGGCCGAGCTATTCAAGAGTGTGACCGTGCTGCCATTGCTGATCGTGACGCCGTTGAGCGTGGCGGAGCCGTTGTTGTCGATGGCGCCTCCGCTTGCAGTAGTGAGCGTGCCGCCGTTGATCGTGCTGCCATTCAGGTTCACGACGGAGCTGTTTCCAGTGGCCAGGATGGTCGCTCCGGAGTTCGTGTATGTGCCGACGAGGTTTAGCGTGCCGCCGCTGGCGGCCTCCAACGTGCCGGTGTTGGTTGTCCCATTTCCGGGATTGACGGTCAGGGCGACGCTCTGGTTCGCCAGAACCGCGCCGTTATTAGTCAGCGCAAATGCGTTGCTGCTGCCGATTCCGAGCTGGCCGGAGCCCTGGATCGTATTTCCAAGGCTGTTGGTCAATCCGACACCCGCCGAGTTCCCATAAATCCGGTTGGCGACGCTATTGGAAAGCGAGAGCGTGCCGCCGCCGCTCAGGGTGATCGTGCTGTCGGCACCATTGAGAATGAGGTCCGTAAAATTAACGGTCGAATTCACCGCCAGGGTCGCGGTGCTGCCGATCGTGATCGTTCCCTGGAGCGTCGTCGAAGTGTTGTTCAGGGCGGTGACCGTGCTTCCGCTGCTGATCGTGATGCCGTTGAGCGTGGCGGTTCCGTTGTTGTCAATAGCCCCACCGGCTGCCGTGGTAAGCATGCCCCCGTTGATGGTGCTGTTGTTGGTTCCTAAGTTCACCACCGAGCCGGTCCCGGTCGCCAGGATGGTCCCGTTGGTGTTGGCGAAGGCGCCGAACAGGTTTAGCGTTCCGCTGCTGGTGGCTTCCAGGGTGCCAGTGTTGGTGGTCCCAAGTCCGGGAATCACGTTCAGGGCGACGCTCTGGTTCGCCATGATCATCCCGTTATTGGTCAGTGCAAATGCGTTGTTGGCGCCGATTCCGAGCTGGCCGGAGCCCTGGATCGTGTTGCCAGAACTATTGGTCAGTCCAACACCCGCATCCGTTGAAATCCCATAGATCCGGTTGGCGGCATTGTTAGATAAAGAGAGCGTGCCACCGCCGCTCAGGGTGATGGTGCTGCTGCTGGCGCCGCCGAGGACGAGGTCGGTAAAGTTAGCGGTCGAACCGATGTTGATCGTGCCGGAATCGCTGAT is a genomic window of Pirellulales bacterium containing:
- a CDS encoding PEP-CTERM sorting domain-containing protein; translated protein: MNCTSWIATNRRVLESSSGIEANGRFLPLLLTALLGLLLSLPSLASAAAINDTWNGGNGPWNVAGNWDSGIPNNGGGNTYNVFIDGGKADNAVVTISGIAPTISNLTVDSGESLTIANNNSLAIVGGAGAGSISDSGTINIGSTANFTDLVLGGASSSTITLSGGGTLSLSNNAANRIYGISTDAGVGLTNSSGNTIQGSGQLGIGANNAFALTNNGMIMANQSVALNVIPGLGTTNTGTLEATSSGTLNLFGAFANTNGTILATGTGSVVNLGTNNSTINGGMLTTAAGGAIDNNGTATLNGITISSGSTVTALNNTSTTLQGTITIGSTATLAVNSTVNFTDLILNGADSTITLSGGGTLSLSNSVANRIYGNSAGVGLTNSLGNTIQGSGQLGIGSSNAFALTNNGAVLANQSVALTVNPGNGTTNTGTLEAASGGTLNLVGTYTNSGATILATGNSSVVNLNGSTINGGTLTTASGGAIDNNGSATLNGVTISNGSTVTLLNSSATTLQGTIAINGSATLAQTSTANLTDLILSGTNSTIILSGGGTLSLSNNFSNRIFGISSGVGLTNSSGNTIQGSGQIGINSGGNVFTLTNNGMIDANQSTALQIAPTNTVINTGTLEATAGGTLNLIGTFTNSSGVIQATGAGSAVNLGGSTINGGTLTSASGGAVDNNGTATLNGVTISGGSTVTALNNTNTTLQGTITISSNANLAQNSAGNNTDLLVSGAVTLTGGGTLSLSNNSANRVYGFGSDSLTNDAGNTIHGDGQFGLGAGGNAFTLTNKGTIDANLSVPVNVSLTINPGNGTTNAGTLEATNGATLNLIGTYANSGGIIQATGTNSIVNLNGGTINGGMLTTTGGGAIDNNGSATLNGVTISNGSTVTALNNTATTLQGTITINSTATLAQNSTGATTDLVLSGANSTTTLAGGGTFALSNSFNNRIYGTSAGVGLTNNAGNIIQGSGQIGINSGSNAFTLTNNGTIDANQSAALQIAPTNAAINTGTLEATSGGTLNLIGTYTNSGGVIQATGANSVVNLAGSTITGGTLTTTGGGAIDNNGTATLGGVTISSGSTVTALNGTTTTLQGTITLSSNANLAQNSAGSTTDLLVSGAVTLAGGGTFSLSNNSGNRVYGSGSDFLTNNATIQGSGQIGINSGSTNAFTLTNNGTIDANQSAALQIAPSNTVVNTGTLEATNGATLNLIGTYTNTGGVIQATGFGSIVNLAGSTVNGGTLTTPTGGVIDNNGTATLSSVTISDGTLGGSGATTISGLSLTGKFTKQDSGTATISGSQNISSGTSLNINGGTVKFSITSGVVTVGTGVNAKIAAGATLELAGSVSALASGSGRANISNGSSAPGILVSGTNQVVGGIDGLGNVQVNAGSDLTANHIVENALVIGGTSTSHGRVTIDASDASGNPLAQTGFALAGPLQSDVSFATGTSSAWNALETSELLVGSGGIFLASADSAGSASAVPEPSSVVLCLLGLAGIAVFSSRLGGAGHTAPHAGADWAAS